From Nicotiana tabacum cultivar K326 chromosome 22, ASM71507v2, whole genome shotgun sequence, one genomic window encodes:
- the LOC142176278 gene encoding uncharacterized protein LOC142176278 produces MIGNKDLLHHETQTENVDQVQLPTGDSAKITNIGDCQLSGGDIIKNVLCVPAFKFNLLFVSKVTKDLNRFASFFPTFCVFQDLLSRRVKEIVDDYTRWTWNFLLRLKSDVVFILKNFLAMVKTQFGKSVKMFRSDNGSEFFNTRFPELSVPPIEGARKSSRTSRPPIWLKDYVRVDKAIQSNSCRYPIATVIGYNQLSPKYQRYLSQISLEQEPNSYYEAAKGKSWIESMQANIKALEDNKTWEIVPLPPGKEL; encoded by the exons ATGATAGGAAATAAAGATTTGTTGCACCATGAAACACAAACAGAAAATGTAGACCAGGTTCAACTGCCAACAGGGGATTCTGCCAAAATTACCAATATAGGGGATTGTCAATTGTCAGGAGGTGACATTATTAAGAATGTCTTATGTGTTCCTGCCTTCAAGTTCAATCTTTTGTTTGTCTCCAAAGTGACAAAAGACCTAAACCGCTTTGCTTCCTTCTTTCCTACATTTTGTGTCTTTCAGGATCTTTTGTCTAGGAGGGTGAAGGAGATTG TGGATGATTACACTAGATGGACTTGGAATTTTCTGTTAAGACTGAAATCTGATGTAGTTTTCATTCTTAAGAATTTTCTTGCTATGGTTAAAACTCAATTTGGCAAGTCTGTCAAGATGTTCAGGTCAGATAATGGGAGTGAATTTTTTAATACTCGCT TTCCAGAATTGAGTGTACCACCTATTGAGGGTGCTAGAAAGTCAAGCAGAACTTCTAGACCTCCCATCTGGCTCAAGGATTATGTAAGAGTTGACAAAGCTATACAAAGTAACAGTTGCAGATATCCAATAGCTACTGTCATAGGCTATAATCAATTGTCACCCAAGTATCAACGTTACTTATCTCAAATTTCTTTAGAACAGGAACCCAATAGTTACTATGAGGCTGCAAAGGGTAAGAGCTGGATTGAGTCTATGCAGGCAAACATAAAGGCACTGGAGGATAACAAAACTTGGGAGATAGTACCATTACCTCCAGGAAAAGAGCTATAG